The Schistocerca gregaria isolate iqSchGreg1 chromosome 4, iqSchGreg1.2, whole genome shotgun sequence genome contains a region encoding:
- the LOC126266774 gene encoding uncharacterized protein LOC126266774, whose product MHKFSAELEASGLPPPRPTTPPTDSPQRASLRSPPLPVRSPAPDGRLPPPPPPPPPRSSAVPEPVEAEAAVTPMEVVAPPPPPNIPSSGAQPGQVFHGAFSSPLASNRGHRWRARPGSCAVRPLSCAAPGTLHPPPETVLSDGESFTRGGMCHG is encoded by the exons ATGCATAAATTCAGCGCAG aattggaggcttcggGGCTTCCGCCGCCACGGCCCACGACGCCACCGACGGATTCTCCGCAGCGTGCGAGCCTCCGGTCTCCGCCGCTGCCGGTCCGGTCACCTGCACCGGACGGACgcctcccgccgccgccgccgccgccgccgccgcgttcCTCCGCGGTGCCGGAACCGGTGGAGGCTGAGGCTGCCGTCACGCCCATGGAGGTCGTTGCTCCGCCTCCTCCTCCGAACATCCCCAGTAGCGGTGCGCAGCCTGGGCAGGTTTTCCACGGGGCGTTTTCCTCGCCCCTCGCGAGCAATCGGGGTCACAGATGGAGAGCGCGCCCCGGCAGTTGCGCTGTCCGACCCCTCAGCTGCGCCGCCCCTGGGACCCTCCACCCGCCGCCGGAAACCGTACTCAGCGACGGCGAGTCGTTTACGAGGGGAGGGATGTGCCatggatag